One stretch of Armigeres subalbatus isolate Guangzhou_Male chromosome 2, GZ_Asu_2, whole genome shotgun sequence DNA includes these proteins:
- the LOC134215077 gene encoding LOW QUALITY PROTEIN: uncharacterized protein LOC134215077 (The sequence of the model RefSeq protein was modified relative to this genomic sequence to represent the inferred CDS: substituted 1 base at 1 genomic stop codon), with product MDFRDDFEAAFSNVSNHGAQEDDALEPDGYIVEALESDYTIPEYVYADATYENESATAANVNAGSGAEEQHCVVDDSEIDPTSIPSASNETPNAKLMKLSTGDANFTFNGQFYKRRFIGETSGGLIGTRLISGDTVHEILTRIWDMCKPLLCREVIFVENSGTQVPTWADRLPIFEEMGKFVVLQDHSQKKRVTIEKVSSKLLTSCRCKEIRVHVHVYSTSISCKSLWEVTEKQLIRHQNADRSGAPSNQAVTSLAEELRRKNGHFQAQSSAWRLWANFIHAGPAHEREQRLTEMPPQHLLKFFRSVPISXAVKLESVRSGLSVANTINQGFVAELEALENDTDQLLFWAQRLKSRLASMRTRSDVNSALVGAMSSAVRPEEDEFNRNIAGRVSDMSDVDHA from the coding sequence ATGGATTTCCGCGACGATTTTGAGGCTGCCTTCTCGAATGTTTCGAATCATGGAGCCCAGGAGGATGATGCCCTGGAACCAGATGGATACATTGTGGAAGCCCTGGAATCTGATTACACTATTCCCGAGTATGTGTACGCAGATGCGACGTACGAAAATGAATCCGCAACCGCCGCGAATGTTAATGCAGGATCCGGAGCTGAAGAACAGCACTGCGTAGTGGACGACAGTGAAATCGACCCAACATCAATCCCGTCAGCATCAAACGAAACCCCCAACGCAAAGTTAATGAAATTGAGTACCGGCGATGCAAATTTTACGTTCAATGGCCAGTTTTACAAACGTAGATTCATCGGGGAAACGTCTGGCGGATTGATTGGTACTCGTTTGATCTCCGGTGATACTGTACACGAGATTTTGACCCGAATATGGGATATGTGTAAGCCACTTCTATGCCGTGAAGTGATTTTTGTAGAGAATAGTGGCACGCAAGTTCCTACATGGGCTGACAGGCTACCCATTTTCGAAGAGATGGGCAAGTTCGTCGTTTTACAGGACCACAGTCAGAAGAAACGAGTGACCATAGAAAAAGTCAGCAGCAAACTACTGACAAGCTGCCGGTGCAAAGAGATACGTGTTCATGTACATGTTTACTCTACTTCGATTTCTTGCAAGTCACTGTGGGAAGTTACTGAGAAACAATTAATTCGTCATCAAAATGCAGATCGATCGGGTGCTCCTAGCAACCAGGCCGTGACGTCATTGGCTGAAGAACTTCGGCGCAAGAATGGTCATTTTCAAGCACAGTCAAGTGCATGGAGATTGTGGGCAAATTTCATACATGCTGGACCAGCCCACGAACGTGAACAAAGATTAACTGAAATGCCACCACAACACCTGCTGAAGTTTTTCCGAAGCGTTCCAATTTCCTAGGCTGTGAAGTTAGAGTCAGTTCGAAGTGGTTTGTCCGTGGCTAATACGATTAACCAAGGATTTGTCGCAGAATTGGAAGCACTCGAAAACGATACTGATCAGCTACTATTTTGGGCTCAGCGACTCAAAAGCCGTTTAGCAAGTATGAGGACACGTTCGGATGTTAATTCGGCTCTAGTCGGAGCAATGAGTTCTGCTGTGCGGCCAGAGGAGGATGAATTTAATCGAAACATTGCTGGCAGGGTTTCGGATATGTCGGATGTAGACCATGCATAA